From a region of the Budorcas taxicolor isolate Tak-1 chromosome 9, Takin1.1, whole genome shotgun sequence genome:
- the PRDM1 gene encoding PR domain zinc finger protein 1 → MLDICLEKRVGTTLAAPKCSSSAVKVPGLAEGTEGTMKMDMEDADMTLWTEAEFEEKCTYIVNDHPWDSGVEGGTAVQAEASLPRNLLFKCATNTKEITGVVSKEYIPKGTRFGPLIGEIYTSDTVPKNANRKYFWRIYSRGELHHFIDGFNEEKSNWLRYVNPAHSAREQNLAACQNGMNIYFYTIKPIPANQELLVWYCRDFAERLHYPYPGELTMMNLTQTQGRPKQQSTEKHELCPKSVPKREYSVKEILKLDSRPSKGKDLHRSNISPLTSEKDADDFRKDGSPEMPFYPRVVYPIRAPLPEDFLKAPLGCYGMERPPYVTHSPIPSSATPSPSARSSPDRSLQSCSPHSSPGNTVSPLAPGPQEARDSYAYLNAPYGAASEGLGSFAGYGPPTHLPPAFIPSYNAHYPKFLLPPYGMNCNGLGAAVGNINSLNSFGLFPRLYPVYSSLLGGGGLPPPMLAPASLPSSLPSEGARRLLQPEHPREVLVPAPHSAFSLPGAAASLKDKACTPTSGSPTAGTAATAEHVVQPKATSAAAAAPGGEEAVNLIKNKRNMTGYKTLPYPLKKQNGKIKYECNVCAKTFGQLSNLKVHLRVHSGERPFKCQTCNKGFTQLAHLQKHYLVHTGEKPHECQVCHKRFSSTSNLKTHLRLHSGEKPYQCKVCPAKFTQFVHLKLHKRLHTRERPHKCAHCHKSYIHFCSLRVHLKGHCPVAPATVLPLEDLTRINEEIEKFDISDNADRLEDMEDNIDVTSVVENEILAVVRKEKEETGLKVSLQRNMGNGLLSGCSLYESTEPPLLKLPHSNPLPLGPVKVKQETVEPMDP, encoded by the exons ATGTTGGATATTTGCTTGGAAAAACGTGTGGGTACGACCTTG gCTGCCCCCAAGTGTAGCTCCAGTGCTGTGAAGGTTCCAGGGTTGGCAGAAGGGACCGAAGGGACCATGAAAATGGACATGGAGGACGCGGATATGACTCTGTGGACAGAGGCTGAGTTTGAGGAGAAGTGTACATACATTGTGAATGaccacccctgggattctggTGTGGAAGGAGGCACTGCGGTTCAGGCGGAGGCTTCCTTACCGAGGAATCTACTTTTCAAATGTGCCACAAATACCAAAGAG ATTACTGGAGTGGTGAGTAAAGAATACATACCAAAGGGAACACGTTTTGGACCTCTAATAGGTGAAATCTACACCAGTGATACAGTTCCCAAGAACGCCAACAGGAAATATTTTTGGCGG ATCTATTCCAGAGGGGAGCTTCACCACTTCATTGATGGCTTTAATGAGGAGAAGAGCAACTGGCTGCGCTACGTGAACCCAGCACACTCTGCCCGGGAGCAGAACCTGGCCGCCTGTCAGAACGGCATGAACATCTACTTCTACACCATTAAGCCCATCCCGGCCAACCAGGAGCTTCTTGTGTGGTACTGCCGGGACTTTGCAGAAAGGCTTCACTACCCTTATCCCGGAGAGCTGACAATGATGAATCTCA CACAAACCCAGGGCCGTCCAAAGCAGCAGAGCACTGAGAAGCATGAACTGTGCCCCAAGAGTGTCCCGAAGAGAGAGTACAGCGTCAAAGAGATCCTGAAACTGGACTCCCGCCCTTCCAAAGGGAAGGACCTGCACCGCTCCAACATTTCTCCCCTCACTTCCGAGAAGGACGCGGATGACTTCAGGAAAGACGGGAGCCCGGAGATGCCCTTCTACCCGCGCGTGGTGTACCCAATTCGCGCCCCGCTCCCGGAAGACTTTCTGAAAGCACCCCTGGGATGCTACGGGATGGAGCGGCCGCCCTACGTCACTCACTCCCCCATACCGTCCTCCGCGACGCCCAGCCCCTCGGCGCGCAGCAGCCCGGACCGGAGCCTGCAGAGCTGCAGCCCGCACAGCAGCCCCGGGAACACGGTGTCGCCGCTGGCCCCCGGCCCCCAGGAGGCCCGCGACTCCTACGCCTACTTGAATGCCCCCTACGGGGCCGCCTCCGAGGGGCTGGGCTCCTTCGCCGGCTACGGGCCGCCCACCCACCTGCCGCCCGCCTTCATCCCCTCCTACAATGCGCACTATCCCAAGTTCCTGCTGCCCCCTTACGGCATGAACTGCAACGGCCTGGGCGCTGCCGTGGGCAACATCAACAGCCTCAACAGCTTCGGCCTCTTCCCGAGGCTGTACCCGGTGTACAGCAGCCTCTTGGGCGGGGGCGGCCTGCCTCCCCCGATGCTGGCGCCCGCCTCGCTCCCCAGCTCGCTGCCCTCAGAGGGGGCGCGCCGCCTGCTGCAGCCCGAGCACCCCCGGGAGGTGCTGGTGCCCGCGCCGCACAGTGCCTTCTCCCTCCCCGGGGCGGCCGCCAGCCTGAAGGACAAGGCCTGCACCCCCACCAGCGGCTCCCCGACGGCCGGGACCGCCGCCACGGCTGAGCACGTGGTGCAGCCCAAAGCTACCTCAGCGGCCGCTGCGGCCCCCGGAGGCGAGGAGGCCGTGAATCTCATCAAGAACAAAAGAAACATGACTGGCTACAAGACGCTCCCCTACCCGCTGAAGAAGCAGAACGGCAAGATCAAGTATGAGTGCAACGTCTGCGCCAAGACTTTCGGGCAGCTCTCAAATCTGAAG GTCCACCTCAGAGTGCACAGTGGAGAACGACCTTTCAAATGCCAGACGTGCAACAAGGGCTTCACTCAGCTTGCCCATCTGCAGAAACACTACCTGGTACACACAGGAGAGAAGCCACATGAATGCCAG GTTTGCCACAAGCGATTTAGCAGCACCAGCAATCTCAAGACCCACCTGCGACTCCACTCCGGAGAGAAACCTTACCAGTGCAAGGTGTGTCCTGCCAAGTTCACCCAGTTTGTGCACCTGAAACTCCACAAGCGCCTACACACCCGGGAGCGGCCCCACAAGTGCGCCCACTGCCACAAGAGCTACATCCATTTCTGCAGCCTCAGGGTCCACCTGAAGGGGCACTGTCCTGTGGCCCCAGCCACTGTGCTGCCTCTGGAGGACCTGACCAGAATCAACGAAGAAATTGAGAAGTTTGACATCAGCGACAATGCTGACCGGCTGGAGGACATGGAGGACAACATCGACGTGACCTCTGTGGTGGAAAACGAGATTCTGGCCGTGgtcagaaaagagaaggaagaaactgGCCTGAAAGTGTCTTTGCAAAGAAACATGGGAAATGGACTGCTCTCAGGGTGTAGCCTCTATGAGTCAACAGAGCCGCCCCTCCTGAAGTTGCCTCACAGCAACCCACTACCTCTGGGACCTGTAAAGGTCAAACAAGAAACAGTTGAACCTATGGATCCTTAa